GGATTTATAGTGTCACTTTTATTAGTAACAGTTGGAATATTTGAAACTATATTTATATTATTAGTTACATTTGTAGGATATTGCTTGGGAAGTCCTGTTTTTGTTAAAAAGGCAAAAAAAATTAAAAATATATTATCTGAAAAATTAAATGAAGAATAGGAAAGGAAAATAATGAGTAGAAGAGTAGCAAGAGAAGAACTATTTAAATTAGTTTTTGAAAGTGAATTAAAAGAGGAGAGTACAAAAGAGGTACTAGATAACTATTTAAAAAGAGATGAAGTTTTAACTAATGAAAATGAGCTAGCATTTATAAAAAAATATATGAATGGAATAGCTGAAAATAATGATAGAATATTAGAAACTATCAATAATAATATCACTGGTTGGAGCTTTGAAAGAATAGGAAACGTGGAAAAAGCTTTATTAAGATGCTCTGTATATGAACTTTTATGTGAAACTACTCCACATGAGATAGTTGTAAATGAAGTTGTAGAGCTTGCAAAACTTTATGGTGATGAAAAAACTTCTGAATTTGTAAATGGAGTATTAGCTAAGATAATAAATAAATAATTAGAAAAAATTTTTATAAAATATTAAATAAATATTTAAAAACTCAAGAATGATAAAGATTAAAGTATTCTTGAGTTTTTTATTTTTGGTGATAATTATTTATTAGGAGAAAAAAAGATTATAACTAGAGTTAGTTATTTGAAAGTGATATAATATAAAAAACTATGTTAAATTGGAGGTAAAGAGATGGTAAGTTTTAAAAATGATTATAGTGAGGGAGTATTACCAGTTATAATGGAGGCTCTTTTAAAAACTAACTTAGAACAAACAGTGGGATATGGAGAGGATGAATACACAGCTAAGGGTATAGAAGCTATAAAAAAAGCTATAAATTTTGAAGATTGCTATGTACGTCTTTTAGTAGGAGGAACACAGACAAATCTTCTTACAATTTCTCATATTTTACGTCCATATGAAGCAGTAATAGCAGCAGATACAGGGCATATCAGTGTACATGAAGCTGGTGCAATAGAAGCTACTGGGCATAAAGTAATAGAGTTAGCAACTAATGGTGATGGGAAAATAAGTTTAGATATGATAAAAAAGGTTTATGATGTTCATAAAAATGATTTTCATATGGTAAAGCCTAAAATGGTATATATATCTAACCCAACAGAATTAGGAACTCTTTATACAAAAGAGGAGTTAATAAATATTTCTAACTATTGTAAAGAGGTAGGTATGTATCTATATATTGATGGAGCAAGAATGGCATCAGCACTAGCTTCTGAAAAAAATGATATAGAGCTTACTGACTATCCTAAATATTGTGATGTTTTCTATATAGGAGGAACTAAGTGTGGACTTTTATTTGGAGAGGCATTAGTAATTACAAATAAAGAGCTAGCTGAAGGATTTTTCTGTAGTACAAAACAAAAGGGAGCTACTTTAGCAAAAGGAAGATTATTAGGAATACAATTTACAGAGTTATTTCAAGGTGATAGATACTATCAAGTAGGAAAACACTCAAATGAGATGGCAGCTATGTTAAAAAAAGGAGTATTAGAGGCTGGATATAAATTGAAGGCAGATTCATATACTAACCAACAATTCTTTATACTTCCTAATAAGGTGATAGATGAGATTGGAAAAAAATATAGATATGAGTTTTGGGAAAAAATAGATGAAGAAACTTCAGCAATTAGATTAGTAACTTCTTGGGCTACAAAAGAGGAAGATGTAAAAGATTTTATAGAAGACTTAAAAAATATAAAATAAAATATTGACAAAAAAAGTAAAAAATAGTATTATAGGTATAGGGGGGTACCCCTATATTTAATTTAAGCGGAGGTTAGAAGCATGAAAAAAGTAATAAAAATAGATGGGATGGGTTGTCAACACTGTGTAAAAAGTGTAACTAATGCTTTAGAGAATGTATCTGGAGTGAAGATATTAGAGGTAAAAATTGGAGAAGCTACTGTGGAAATAGCTGAAGATTTTGATATGAGTATAATAGTTGATGCTCTAGATGATGTAGGATATGAGGTAGTCTAATGACTAGAAAAAATTATCAACTTGGTGGAGTAACATGCCAAGTATGTGTAAATAAGATAGAGAAGAAACTCTCTAAATTAGAAGGTGTAAATGAAGCTGTTGTAAATTTCTCAAATGAGAAACTTATTGTAGAATATGATGAAAAGATATTAGAAAACGAAAAGATAAAAGAAGTTGTAAAGAAACTTGGATATGAGATAGAAGAGATAAATGATTATAAAGAAGTAGAACTAGATATCTCTGGAATTACTTGTCAAGTATGTGTAAATAAGATAGAGAAAAAAGTAGGAAAGCTAGAAGGAGTAAGTGAAATTGTTGTTAATCTAGCTAATAGCAGAGGAAAAGTAATCTATGATTCTGAAAAAATAAAGCTTTCTGAAATATTAGAAGTTATAAAAAAACTTGGATATGATGGTAAGAAACATGAAGAGTTAGAAGAAGATAGCAGAGCTTTAGAAAATGAAAAGATTCTTAAAAGAGAGTTTTTAGAATTTAAGTTGGCAATATTTTTCTCAGCAATTGTTTTTTATATATCTATGGGAACAATGGTAGGGCTTCCTGTACCTAATATAATCTCACCTGATAATAATCCTTTGAATTTTGCTTTGATTCAATTAGTATTAGCAATACCTGTAATTTACATAGGTAAAAGATTTTATAGAGTGGGAATAAAACAACTTATTATGAGAAGTCCTAGTATGGATTCATTGATAGCTACTGGTACAGGATCAGCTATATTATATAGTCTGTATGCTACATATAAAATCTATCAAGGAGATATTCACTATGCCCATGCACTTTACTATGAGTCTGGAGTAGTAATATTAGCTCTCATCTTATTAGGAAAATATTTAGAAAATGTAAGTAAGGGAAAAACTTCTGAAGCTATTAAAAAGCTTATGAATTTAAAAAGTAAAAAAGCTACTCTTGTAAGAGATGGAAAATTTGTACAGGTAGATATAGAGGAAGTAGAATTAAATGAGATAGTTCTAGTAAAGCCTGGAGAGAGTATCCCTGTAGATGGAGTGGTTGTAGATGGACAAAGCAGTGTAGATGAGTCTATGCTTACAGGAGAGAGTATTCCTGTAGAAAAAAATATCGGAGATAAAGTTTTTGGAGCAAGTATCAATAAAAATGGAACTTTACAAATAAAGGTTGAGGCTATAGGAAAAGATACAGTTATATCTAAGATAATTAAACTTGTAGAGAATGCTCAAGGAAGTAAAGCTCCAATCGCTAAGATAGCTGATAAGGTTTCAGGCTATTTTGTTCCAGTGGTTATGTTTATAGCAACACTAGCTGGTATAACTTGGTATTATTTAGGAAGTAAAGGAATAGTTGAAATACATGAAGC
This DNA window, taken from Fusobacterium mortiferum ATCC 9817, encodes the following:
- a CDS encoding heavy metal translocating P-type ATPase: MTRKNYQLGGVTCQVCVNKIEKKLSKLEGVNEAVVNFSNEKLIVEYDEKILENEKIKEVVKKLGYEIEEINDYKEVELDISGITCQVCVNKIEKKVGKLEGVSEIVVNLANSRGKVIYDSEKIKLSEILEVIKKLGYDGKKHEELEEDSRALENEKILKREFLEFKLAIFFSAIVFYISMGTMVGLPVPNIISPDNNPLNFALIQLVLAIPVIYIGKRFYRVGIKQLIMRSPSMDSLIATGTGSAILYSLYATYKIYQGDIHYAHALYYESGVVILALILLGKYLENVSKGKTSEAIKKLMNLKSKKATLVRDGKFVQVDIEEVELNEIVLVKPGESIPVDGVVVDGQSSVDESMLTGESIPVEKNIGDKVFGASINKNGTLQIKVEAIGKDTVISKIIKLVENAQGSKAPIAKIADKVSGYFVPVVMFIATLAGITWYYLGSKGIVEIHEAPSIFALTIFVAVMVIACPCSLGLATPTAIMVGTGRGAELGVLIKSGEALEKAHKVDTIVFDKTGTLTVGKPKVTDIIVFNEMSEDEILKISGALEEYSEHPLGEAIVEAGKERKLVFPKVKDFKSITGKGVSGVIDERKIYIGNIKLMKEFGVGLGEEKILDELATQGKTPMYLAIGNKLAGVIAVADILKDEAIETIKELQKRGYYIGMITGDNKLTAQAIGKQVGIDIIFAEVTPEEKYLKVKELQEQGKNVAMVGDGINDSPALVQANIGIAIGGGTDIAMESADIVLMKRNLKDVLVAMDLSHAVIKNIKENLFWAFIYNTIGIPVAAGILYPLTGHLLNPMIAGAAMAMSSVSVVTNALRLKKFKK
- the nusB gene encoding transcription antitermination factor NusB — translated: MSRRVAREELFKLVFESELKEESTKEVLDNYLKRDEVLTNENELAFIKKYMNGIAENNDRILETINNNITGWSFERIGNVEKALLRCSVYELLCETTPHEIVVNEVVELAKLYGDEKTSEFVNGVLAKIINK
- a CDS encoding heavy-metal-associated domain-containing protein — translated: MKKVIKIDGMGCQHCVKSVTNALENVSGVKILEVKIGEATVEIAEDFDMSIIVDALDDVGYEVV
- a CDS encoding DUF2273 domain-containing protein, giving the protein MLDEIIINLIQNRKRYLYAFVGFIVSLLLVTVGIFETIFILLVTFVGYCLGSPVFVKKAKKIKNILSEKLNEE
- a CDS encoding threonine aldolase family protein; this encodes MVSFKNDYSEGVLPVIMEALLKTNLEQTVGYGEDEYTAKGIEAIKKAINFEDCYVRLLVGGTQTNLLTISHILRPYEAVIAADTGHISVHEAGAIEATGHKVIELATNGDGKISLDMIKKVYDVHKNDFHMVKPKMVYISNPTELGTLYTKEELINISNYCKEVGMYLYIDGARMASALASEKNDIELTDYPKYCDVFYIGGTKCGLLFGEALVITNKELAEGFFCSTKQKGATLAKGRLLGIQFTELFQGDRYYQVGKHSNEMAAMLKKGVLEAGYKLKADSYTNQQFFILPNKVIDEIGKKYRYEFWEKIDEETSAIRLVTSWATKEEDVKDFIEDLKNIK